In the Natronobacterium texcoconense genome, one interval contains:
- a CDS encoding DUF790 family protein, which produces MLRKELLRVSRAGGGYHPQFARRKHRPLAARVIGSFQGHVGEPRGDLEDALADLERESDDFKLVRGLAALLEREATFETDASVDPERARRAAFEAAEDVVVVTEREREAALSRAGDRVGRPPDEVAEALYADLEERQRLATVDPPWDPDGLLAQYNLSLAQTALFDATEVRVRSSDPKALVSAIKRLRLMYEIRKRPDAPRDGASDREVIVTGPTHLFRATRRYGTRFARLLRTIAGAETWGLEATIDDRGTERTLALSSDDPIRVPDADPVTEVSFDSGVESDFAARFVDLDGDWNLVREPEPLETGTRVMIPDFAFEYAHTDFRVYFEIMGFWTPEYVQKKLSQLEGLEDVELVVAVDESLGVGEEIAARDHRAIPYTDTVRVKDVVDVLREYEEELVAASAADLPDELVPAEDVIDLESLADRHGVGVKALEETEFPEHERVGRTLVRPEVLESLLERIEPGMALAEAESVLEEHGISDASALLSRLDYRVEWEGLGGGTVREQS; this is translated from the coding sequence ATGCTTCGCAAGGAGTTGCTTCGCGTCTCGCGGGCGGGCGGCGGCTACCACCCGCAGTTCGCCAGGCGGAAACACCGTCCGCTCGCCGCGCGCGTCATCGGGTCGTTTCAGGGCCACGTCGGGGAACCCCGGGGTGACCTCGAGGACGCGCTGGCAGACCTCGAGCGCGAGAGCGACGACTTCAAACTCGTTCGCGGGCTCGCCGCCCTCCTCGAACGTGAGGCGACGTTCGAGACCGACGCCTCGGTTGATCCCGAACGAGCGCGTCGTGCCGCTTTCGAGGCCGCCGAGGACGTCGTCGTCGTCACCGAACGCGAGCGAGAGGCGGCGCTCTCTCGTGCGGGTGACCGAGTCGGTCGCCCGCCCGACGAAGTCGCGGAGGCGCTGTACGCCGACCTCGAGGAGCGGCAACGTCTCGCGACCGTCGATCCGCCGTGGGACCCCGACGGACTGCTCGCTCAGTACAACCTCTCGCTGGCTCAGACAGCCCTGTTCGACGCGACCGAGGTCCGGGTGCGCTCGAGCGACCCGAAGGCGCTGGTGTCGGCGATCAAGCGCCTGCGTCTCATGTACGAGATCCGCAAGCGACCGGACGCGCCGAGAGACGGCGCGAGCGATCGCGAGGTGATCGTCACCGGTCCCACGCACCTCTTCCGGGCGACGCGGCGGTACGGGACCCGCTTCGCCCGGCTCCTGCGAACGATCGCCGGCGCCGAGACGTGGGGCCTCGAGGCGACGATCGACGACCGGGGAACCGAACGCACGCTCGCACTCTCGAGCGACGACCCGATCAGGGTCCCCGACGCCGACCCCGTCACGGAGGTTAGCTTCGACAGCGGCGTCGAGTCCGATTTTGCCGCCCGGTTCGTCGATCTCGACGGAGACTGGAACCTCGTTCGCGAACCCGAACCGCTCGAGACGGGGACGCGGGTGATGATTCCCGACTTCGCGTTCGAGTACGCACACACTGACTTCCGCGTTTACTTCGAGATCATGGGCTTCTGGACGCCCGAGTACGTCCAGAAGAAGCTCTCGCAACTCGAGGGACTAGAGGACGTCGAACTGGTCGTCGCCGTCGACGAGTCGCTGGGCGTCGGCGAGGAGATCGCGGCCCGGGACCACCGGGCGATTCCCTACACCGACACGGTACGAGTCAAGGACGTCGTCGACGTCCTCCGGGAGTATGAAGAGGAGCTCGTCGCGGCGAGCGCAGCCGACCTCCCCGACGAGCTAGTTCCGGCGGAGGACGTGATCGATCTCGAGTCGCTCGCCGACCGCCACGGCGTCGGCGTGAAGGCTCTCGAGGAAACGGAGTTCCCAGAGCACGAACGCGTCGGTCGGACGCTCGTCCGGCCGGAGGTGCTCGAGTCGCTCCTGGAACGGATCGAGCCCGGCATGGCCCTCGCCGAGGCCGAGTCGGTACTCGAGGAACATGGCATCTCGGACGCGAGTGCCCTGCTCTCGCGGCTCGACTACCGCGTCGAGTGGGAGGGGCTGGGCGGCGGGACGGTGCGCGAGCAGTCGTAG
- a CDS encoding RsmB/NOP family class I SAM-dependent RNA methyltransferase, whose amino-acid sequence MEPLERYRPIVDDFEAFLAACERPLGNAVRVNTIKASVERATAALEEEGVAYDQADWNPRVLRLETDSPGSTWASFHGFTHGQEEVSAVPPVVLDPQPGERVWDCCAAPGGKATQLAALMDDEGTVVANDSNLGRISALRFNAERLGATSLAVTNDDARNYSLSRFSFDEFDRVLVDAPCSCEGTIRKNPDALDNWSEDHIASVSGIQKGILRRAIQATREGGTVVYSTCTFAPEENEAVVQHALESEDCRVVDFDLGMEYAPGLTEWDGQQFDETLERAARIYPHHNDTGGFFVAKLEVTA is encoded by the coding sequence ATGGAGCCACTCGAGCGGTATCGACCGATCGTCGACGACTTCGAGGCGTTTCTGGCGGCTTGCGAGCGGCCGCTCGGCAACGCCGTCCGCGTGAACACGATCAAGGCCTCGGTCGAGCGGGCGACCGCCGCGCTCGAGGAAGAGGGCGTCGCGTACGACCAGGCCGACTGGAATCCGCGAGTGTTGCGTCTCGAGACGGACTCGCCGGGCTCGACGTGGGCGTCGTTCCACGGCTTTACCCACGGGCAGGAGGAGGTCTCGGCCGTCCCGCCGGTCGTTCTCGATCCTCAGCCCGGCGAGCGGGTCTGGGACTGCTGTGCCGCGCCGGGCGGGAAGGCGACCCAACTTGCGGCGCTGATGGACGACGAGGGGACGGTCGTCGCGAACGACAGCAACCTCGGGCGTATCTCGGCGCTGCGCTTTAACGCCGAACGCCTGGGAGCGACGAGTCTCGCGGTGACGAACGACGACGCACGGAACTACTCGCTGTCCCGGTTCTCGTTCGACGAGTTCGACCGCGTACTCGTCGACGCCCCCTGTTCCTGCGAGGGCACGATCCGGAAGAACCCCGATGCGCTCGACAACTGGTCGGAAGACCACATCGCCTCGGTGTCGGGCATCCAGAAGGGAATCTTGCGGCGGGCAATCCAGGCAACCCGCGAGGGCGGCACCGTCGTCTACTCGACCTGTACGTTCGCTCCCGAGGAGAACGAAGCGGTCGTCCAGCACGCCCTCGAGAGCGAGGACTGTCGCGTCGTCGACTTCGACCTGGGCATGGAGTACGCGCCCGGCCTCACCGAGTGGGACGGCCAGCAGTTCGACGAGACGCTCGAGCGAGCAGCCAGGATCTACCCGCACCACAACGACACGGGTGGCTTTTTCGTGGCGAAACTGGAGGTGACAGCATGA
- a CDS encoding PQQ-dependent sugar dehydrogenase, with protein sequence MSEQDEPGAEWTGSPTHEEPNANRTRRYLAGQSRRRFLQTAALTGAVAGFSVTVTGQLDTEIELGGRSDAWIGQSPEEIEDEENPTLTLEEGETYEVTWENLDGVGHNFVIIDDEGDHLVETEIITGEGETQSLEFEAEAEMAEYYCGPHPQTMRGDIEIGEPEEPEEEVEEEPERYFPEGPTVGVDPVAEGLIAPTDFEDPPGAEYQLVADQTGEIYAIDDGGREEEPWLDISDRMVAVAEDFYGDDYADPDQDYDERGLVGIESHPEYEENGRFYLNYSAPPVEEMPDDWSHVQVISEFQVDENGDPDPDSERRIIEFYMPQYNHNSGPMAFGPDGYFYVPMGDGGGADDRMDGHVDDWYDENEGGNGQDTTENLLGGVLRIDVDEDPTEHPARGSFIHLDMDEDAAAIEDDEGYAIPDDNPFAEGQELEGEGLEEYYAWGLRNPFGITFSEEGRLIVGDPGQVLFEPAYEIQRGGNYGWNVREGSHCFSTETPATPPEECPLETPDDVRGGEPLIDPVVEYPQVYEGEPVGIVIVGGHTYEADEIEELEGKYIFGDWTDDQGRMQPRGRVFAAEPEDVPDVSEERGEFGSRPREDLWEMEEVLFDGGEDGNLGHFVRQFGRGQDGEVYVLANQVGIPEGDTGVVFQLVPEGEGVDLEEPDVDEPEEPENDVAPDDEDDEPEEPENDVAPDDEDEPEEPENDVAPDDEDDEE encoded by the coding sequence ATGAGCGAACAAGACGAACCGGGGGCCGAGTGGACAGGGTCACCGACACACGAAGAACCGAACGCAAACCGAACACGACGATACCTCGCGGGACAGTCGCGGCGGCGCTTCCTCCAGACTGCGGCACTTACCGGTGCGGTCGCTGGATTCAGTGTCACCGTGACGGGCCAACTAGACACGGAGATAGAACTCGGCGGGCGCAGCGACGCCTGGATCGGCCAGTCACCCGAAGAGATCGAAGACGAGGAAAACCCCACGCTGACGCTCGAGGAGGGCGAGACCTACGAGGTCACCTGGGAGAATCTGGACGGCGTCGGTCACAACTTCGTAATCATCGACGACGAGGGCGATCATCTGGTCGAGACCGAGATTATAACCGGTGAAGGCGAGACCCAGTCGCTCGAGTTCGAGGCCGAAGCGGAGATGGCCGAGTACTACTGTGGACCCCACCCCCAGACGATGCGTGGGGACATCGAGATTGGGGAGCCGGAGGAACCCGAGGAAGAAGTCGAGGAGGAACCCGAACGCTACTTCCCGGAGGGACCGACGGTCGGGGTCGATCCCGTCGCGGAGGGGCTGATCGCGCCGACGGACTTCGAGGATCCGCCGGGAGCGGAGTACCAGCTCGTCGCCGACCAGACGGGGGAAATCTACGCAATCGACGACGGCGGCCGCGAGGAAGAGCCGTGGCTCGATATCAGCGACCGAATGGTCGCGGTCGCCGAGGACTTCTACGGTGACGACTACGCGGACCCCGACCAGGACTACGACGAACGCGGTCTGGTCGGCATCGAGTCTCACCCCGAGTACGAGGAGAACGGCCGATTCTATCTCAACTACAGCGCGCCGCCGGTCGAGGAGATGCCCGACGACTGGTCACACGTGCAGGTGATCTCCGAGTTCCAGGTCGACGAGAACGGAGACCCCGACCCGGACTCCGAGCGTCGGATCATCGAGTTCTACATGCCCCAGTACAACCACAACTCCGGACCGATGGCGTTTGGCCCGGACGGGTACTTCTACGTCCCGATGGGCGACGGTGGCGGCGCGGACGACCGAATGGACGGCCACGTCGACGACTGGTACGACGAGAACGAGGGTGGAAACGGCCAGGACACGACCGAGAATCTGCTGGGTGGCGTCCTTCGGATCGACGTCGACGAGGATCCGACGGAACACCCGGCACGCGGATCGTTTATCCATCTCGACATGGACGAAGACGCTGCCGCCATCGAGGACGACGAAGGGTACGCCATCCCCGACGACAACCCCTTCGCCGAGGGCCAGGAACTCGAGGGCGAGGGACTCGAGGAGTACTACGCCTGGGGGCTGCGCAACCCGTTCGGTATCACGTTCAGCGAAGAGGGCCGGTTGATCGTCGGCGATCCCGGACAGGTCCTGTTCGAGCCGGCTTACGAGATCCAGCGAGGCGGCAACTACGGCTGGAACGTCCGCGAGGGATCACACTGTTTCAGCACGGAGACACCCGCGACGCCGCCGGAGGAGTGTCCGCTCGAGACGCCGGACGACGTCCGCGGTGGCGAGCCACTGATCGATCCCGTGGTCGAGTATCCGCAGGTCTACGAGGGCGAACCCGTCGGTATCGTCATCGTCGGCGGCCACACCTACGAGGCCGACGAAATCGAGGAACTCGAGGGGAAGTACATCTTCGGCGACTGGACGGACGACCAGGGACGGATGCAGCCCCGCGGTCGCGTCTTCGCCGCGGAACCGGAGGACGTCCCCGACGTGTCGGAAGAGCGTGGGGAGTTCGGCAGTCGACCGCGTGAAGACCTCTGGGAGATGGAGGAAGTCCTGTTCGACGGCGGTGAGGACGGCAACCTCGGTCACTTCGTCCGGCAGTTCGGCCGCGGCCAGGACGGTGAAGTGTACGTCCTCGCGAACCAGGTCGGTATCCCCGAAGGCGACACCGGCGTCGTCTTCCAACTCGTGCCCGAAGGAGAGGGGGTCGACCTCGAGGAACCAGACGTAGACGAACCGGAAGAGCCGGAAAACGACGTTGCACCGGACGACGAAGACGACGAACCGGAAGAACCGGAAAACGACGTCGCGCCCGACGACGAGGACGAGCCCGAAGAGCCGGAAAACGACGTCGCACCGGACGACGAAGACGACGAAGAATAG
- a CDS encoding VOC family protein produces the protein MPQQTPGIHHVTAIASDPNRTHEFYTETLGLRLVKRSVNQDDTSVYHLFYADHEGTPGTSMTFFPYSDAQPGRVGTGQVSTVSFLVPAESLEYWRDRLADAGAEPGEPTERFGDPVLPFTDPDGLPLELVARPDAPPANLPESPVPTAHAIRGFFGVTLSLTGVDPTTDLLREMGYRETNRNENCRRYETDGDLGYVIDVREEPQAPRGLPGAGTVHHVAYRIQREDQDDWRQFLIDRGLRPTEVIDRKWFESIYVREYAGVLFEFATKSPGYTVDEPLESLGEKLVLPEWLEDRRESIETGLPPLESTGGSK, from the coding sequence ATGCCCCAGCAGACGCCCGGTATCCACCACGTCACCGCCATCGCCAGCGATCCGAACCGAACCCACGAGTTCTATACCGAGACGCTCGGCCTGCGACTCGTCAAACGCAGCGTCAACCAGGACGATACGTCGGTGTATCACCTGTTCTACGCCGACCACGAGGGGACTCCGGGGACCAGTATGACGTTTTTCCCCTACAGCGACGCACAGCCGGGACGGGTCGGAACCGGCCAGGTCAGTACCGTCTCGTTTCTCGTTCCCGCGGAGTCGCTCGAGTACTGGCGCGACCGGCTCGCGGACGCGGGCGCGGAGCCAGGCGAGCCGACCGAACGGTTCGGCGACCCCGTCCTCCCGTTTACCGATCCGGACGGACTGCCACTCGAGCTGGTCGCACGACCCGACGCGCCGCCCGCGAACCTGCCGGAGAGTCCGGTCCCGACGGCCCACGCCATTCGGGGCTTTTTCGGCGTGACGCTCTCGCTGACCGGCGTCGATCCGACCACGGACCTGCTACGAGAGATGGGGTACCGGGAGACGAACCGGAACGAGAACTGCCGACGCTACGAGACGGACGGCGATCTCGGCTACGTCATCGACGTTCGCGAGGAGCCACAGGCACCCCGCGGACTTCCCGGAGCCGGCACCGTCCACCACGTCGCCTACCGAATCCAGCGCGAGGATCAGGACGACTGGCGGCAGTTCCTGATCGACCGCGGACTCCGGCCGACGGAGGTCATCGACCGGAAGTGGTTCGAGTCGATCTACGTCCGCGAGTACGCTGGCGTCCTCTTCGAGTTCGCGACCAAGTCGCCGGGTTACACCGTCGACGAACCCCTCGAGAGTCTCGGCGAAAAACTCGTCCTCCCCGAGTGGCTCGAGGACCGACGCGAGTCGATCGAGACGGGGTTGCCGCCGCTCGAATCTACCGGCGGATCGAAGTAG
- a CDS encoding DUF7122 family protein, with amino-acid sequence MSGGNDGQRFDRLPETPDERTVEGRVSREEVLDYFEDRFAIPPETFDDHTFWEKGAGKIWIYGGEAPTPIEIEAMGMTCLRTRQEHWKPTTDFVQRFGRHAETCVIELEREEARAFASGEDQELEWDGDWGYLIASHRVADSLEPLGIGLYVHGELRSMVPKGRQRDL; translated from the coding sequence ATGAGCGGGGGAAACGACGGCCAGCGATTCGATCGCCTTCCCGAAACGCCCGACGAGCGAACCGTCGAGGGACGGGTCAGCCGCGAGGAGGTGCTCGACTACTTCGAGGACCGCTTTGCCATCCCGCCGGAGACGTTCGACGACCACACCTTCTGGGAGAAAGGCGCCGGCAAGATCTGGATCTACGGCGGCGAGGCCCCCACGCCGATCGAGATCGAGGCGATGGGGATGACCTGTCTGCGGACGCGCCAGGAACACTGGAAGCCGACGACGGACTTCGTCCAGCGGTTCGGCCGCCACGCCGAGACGTGCGTGATCGAACTCGAGCGCGAGGAAGCGCGCGCGTTCGCTTCGGGCGAGGACCAGGAACTCGAGTGGGACGGCGACTGGGGGTACCTGATCGCCAGCCACCGGGTTGCAGATTCCCTCGAGCCGCTCGGCATCGGCCTCTACGTCCACGGCGAGTTGCGATCGATGGTCCCGAAGGGCCGCCAGCGAGACCTGTAG
- a CDS encoding amidase, translating into MSSRTTLTQLSATELADRIHNGDVTATEAVEAFLERIEDRDDEINAFVTVCTDEAREAAAEADRALENGEDVGLLHGVPVALKDLGYLKEGVRHTFGSALFSDYVAERTAVTVERLEEAGAIVIGKTNTPEFGHKGTTDNEVVGPTASPIDTDLNAGGSSGGSAAALAANMTPLATGSDAGGSLRIPAAACGVYGFKPTFGLVPDDDRPSAFGRSTHHVTKGPMARTVEDAALLLSVMMGPDAADPRSVPVDLEPLEAVDRPVSDLEVAYSPDLEVFSIDDEVRTVVDDAVAAFEAAGATVDEVSVDHGYEMAELQEAVTPTFTTAMLGTATILEESQGIDLRAHSDAVSDSLLAMIEAGTQYDPSDLARTEIVRTAVFDAVQDVLEEYDVLVAPTLSYVDVGLHEDPGIDAWNWTLTWPFNWTGHPVASAPAGLTDRGHPVGLQLVGRRFEDETVLAASAALERERPWDWLYDEA; encoded by the coding sequence ATGTCATCGAGGACGACTCTCACGCAACTCTCAGCGACAGAACTCGCCGACAGAATCCACAACGGTGACGTGACCGCGACCGAAGCGGTCGAGGCCTTCCTCGAGCGGATCGAGGACCGCGACGACGAGATCAACGCCTTCGTCACGGTCTGTACCGACGAAGCACGGGAAGCCGCAGCCGAGGCCGATCGCGCGCTCGAGAACGGCGAGGACGTCGGCCTGCTCCACGGCGTCCCGGTGGCGCTGAAGGACCTGGGCTACCTGAAGGAGGGCGTCCGGCACACGTTCGGCTCCGCGCTGTTTTCGGACTACGTCGCCGAACGGACGGCGGTGACGGTCGAGCGCCTCGAGGAGGCCGGCGCGATCGTGATCGGGAAGACGAACACGCCGGAGTTCGGCCACAAGGGAACGACGGACAACGAGGTCGTCGGCCCGACGGCGTCGCCCATCGACACCGATCTGAACGCCGGTGGCTCCTCGGGTGGCTCCGCTGCAGCCCTCGCCGCCAACATGACGCCACTCGCGACGGGCAGCGACGCCGGCGGGTCGCTTCGCATCCCGGCCGCGGCCTGTGGCGTCTACGGGTTCAAACCGACGTTCGGACTGGTGCCCGACGACGATCGTCCGAGTGCGTTCGGCCGATCGACTCACCACGTTACGAAGGGACCGATGGCCCGTACCGTCGAGGACGCCGCGCTGTTGCTGTCGGTGATGATGGGACCAGACGCTGCAGATCCGCGGAGCGTTCCAGTCGATCTCGAGCCACTCGAGGCAGTCGACCGCCCGGTGTCGGATCTCGAGGTCGCGTACAGTCCCGATCTCGAGGTCTTCTCGATCGACGACGAGGTTCGGACGGTCGTCGACGACGCCGTGGCCGCGTTCGAGGCTGCCGGCGCGACGGTCGACGAGGTGTCGGTCGACCACGGCTACGAGATGGCGGAGTTACAGGAGGCCGTCACGCCGACGTTCACGACGGCGATGCTCGGGACCGCGACGATTCTCGAGGAGAGCCAGGGCATCGACCTGCGAGCGCATTCGGATGCGGTGTCCGACAGCCTGCTCGCGATGATCGAGGCCGGCACACAGTACGATCCGAGCGACCTCGCACGAACCGAGATCGTTCGGACGGCCGTCTTCGACGCGGTTCAGGACGTCCTCGAGGAGTACGACGTGCTCGTAGCGCCGACGCTCTCGTACGTCGACGTCGGCTTGCACGAGGATCCTGGGATCGACGCCTGGAACTGGACGCTGACCTGGCCGTTCAACTGGACGGGACATCCAGTCGCCTCCGCACCAGCGGGCCTGACGGACCGTGGCCACCCCGTCGGCCTGCAACTGGTCGGTCGACGGTTCGAGGACGAGACGGTACTCGCCGCAAGCGCAGCCCTCGAGCGCGAACGGCCGTGGGACTGGCTGTACGACGAGGCCTGA
- a CDS encoding glutathione S-transferase N-terminal domain-containing protein encodes MLELYQAESCPHSTEVREKLSELGVSYVVHNPRLPGGDVLNEHTHREMTEIGGEDAIPFLVDTDREESLYESEEIVDYLENHYG; translated from the coding sequence GTGCTCGAACTGTACCAGGCCGAGAGCTGTCCACACAGCACCGAGGTCCGCGAGAAACTGAGCGAACTCGGGGTCTCCTACGTCGTCCATAACCCACGACTTCCGGGCGGCGACGTCCTCAACGAACACACCCACCGGGAGATGACCGAGATCGGCGGCGAAGATGCGATACCGTTTCTCGTCGACACCGACCGCGAGGAGTCACTGTACGAGAGCGAGGAGATCGTCGACTACCTCGAGAACCACTACGGCTGA
- a CDS encoding geranylgeranyl reductase family protein: MQTDTRDMVVVGGGTAGCFAAATAAREGLDVVLLERKDEQQAGHIACGDGIKGKSTFPDVIDRDRLKEETFTNQSITRGIFENPQTGESLEIPFDQTGAVVDRWEYGQVLLEETERAGAEIHYDTVVNDVIQPNGRVEGVKAVRDGDPVEYEAEVVVDAAGALSVLQDKTDFTASTFDTNINYSQFCSAYREVLEVPEPVDWSDALVFKPTAELGYLWYFPRSATEINVGLGFQMTEEPIELVDVLKDGVENRAEFEDATVKNKLGAALPTRRPLDSAVHPGFVAVGDAAAQVNPCTGGGIPGAAKAGHWAAEIAAEAIDDGDVSEAALWEYNERVQTGFGKRFAAMDCYNIFGTAHELDELVSVITAIPGQQLVDAIGKKGTAEMGLGLKLKTLVKTFGHWDVLYELYKVQETAGSLKDVYDSYPSGPDGFEAWKAERDAVMDQLYEITGADPKY, from the coding sequence ATGCAGACCGATACTCGCGACATGGTTGTCGTCGGCGGCGGCACTGCCGGCTGTTTCGCCGCTGCGACCGCCGCCAGGGAAGGGCTCGACGTCGTCTTGCTCGAGCGCAAGGACGAACAGCAGGCCGGACACATCGCCTGCGGGGACGGGATCAAGGGCAAGAGCACGTTCCCGGACGTGATCGACCGCGACCGACTCAAAGAGGAGACGTTCACGAACCAGTCGATCACGCGCGGTATCTTCGAGAACCCCCAGACCGGCGAGTCACTCGAGATTCCGTTCGACCAGACGGGCGCAGTCGTCGACCGCTGGGAGTACGGCCAGGTGCTGCTCGAGGAAACCGAACGTGCTGGTGCAGAGATCCATTACGACACCGTGGTCAACGACGTAATCCAGCCGAACGGACGCGTCGAGGGCGTGAAAGCGGTCCGTGACGGCGACCCCGTCGAGTACGAGGCCGAGGTCGTCGTCGACGCCGCCGGCGCGCTGTCGGTCCTGCAGGACAAGACGGATTTCACGGCGTCGACGTTCGACACTAACATCAACTATTCGCAGTTCTGTTCGGCCTACCGCGAAGTACTCGAGGTGCCGGAACCCGTCGACTGGTCGGACGCGCTGGTGTTCAAACCGACTGCAGAACTGGGTTACCTCTGGTACTTCCCGCGGTCGGCGACCGAGATCAACGTCGGCCTGGGCTTCCAGATGACCGAAGAGCCGATCGAACTCGTCGACGTGCTGAAAGACGGCGTCGAAAACCGCGCGGAGTTCGAAGACGCGACGGTGAAGAACAAACTCGGGGCGGCGCTGCCGACGCGACGGCCGCTCGACTCGGCGGTCCACCCCGGATTCGTGGCGGTCGGCGACGCCGCGGCCCAGGTCAATCCCTGTACGGGCGGTGGCATTCCCGGCGCTGCGAAGGCCGGCCACTGGGCGGCCGAGATCGCGGCCGAGGCGATCGACGACGGCGACGTGAGCGAGGCGGCACTGTGGGAGTACAACGAACGCGTCCAGACCGGCTTCGGGAAGCGGTTCGCCGCGATGGACTGTTACAACATCTTCGGGACAGCCCACGAACTGGACGAACTCGTCTCCGTCATCACTGCCATCCCCGGCCAGCAACTCGTCGACGCTATCGGCAAGAAAGGAACCGCCGAGATGGGACTCGGACTGAAACTCAAAACGCTCGTCAAGACCTTCGGCCACTGGGACGTCCTCTACGAACTCTACAAGGTCCAGGAGACAGCCGGATCGCTCAAGGACGTCTACGACAGCTACCCGTCCGGTCCCGACGGGTTCGAGGCCTGGAAAGCCGAACGCGACGCCGTCATGGATCAGCTCTACGAGATCACGGGTGCAGATCCGAAGTACTGA